The proteins below are encoded in one region of Manis javanica isolate MJ-LG chromosome 8, MJ_LKY, whole genome shotgun sequence:
- the ISLR2 gene encoding immunoglobulin superfamily containing leucine-rich repeat protein 2: MMPLRSLWLVWALLGVAGACPEPCACVDKYAHQFADCAYKELREVPEGLPANVTTLSLSANKITVLRRGAFTDVTQVTSLWLAHNEVRTVEPGALAVLSQLKNLDLSHNLISNFPWNDLRNLSALQLLKMNHNRLGSLPRDALGALPDLRSLRINNNRLRTLAAGTFDALSALSHLQLYHNPFHCGCSLLWLQAWAASTRVSLPEPDSIACASPPALQGVPVHRLPALSCAPPSVRLSVEPPPEAPGSPLPSGLALMLHCVAEGHPTPRLQWQLQIPGGTIVLEPPVLSGEDDRDDTTGEEEGDGDGPTPTEAPTPTPAPAWPAPPATPRFLALTNGSLLVPFLSAKEAGVYTCRAHNELGANSTSIRVAVAAAGPPKHAPGAGGDPDAQAPTSDRKSTAKGRGNSVLPSKPQGKIKGQGLARVSILGETEEVPEEEEEAGEAEVVEDQVTEDPVAEKRCGHGDPARYVSNHAFNQSAELKPHAFELGVIALDVAEREARVQLTPLAARWGSAPDGAGGGGRRRPLRLLYLCPAGGGAAVQWSRVEEGVNAYWFRGLRPGTNYSVCLALAGEACHVQVVFATKKELPSLLVIVAVSVFLLLLATVPLLGAACCHLLAKHPGKPYRLILRPQAPDPMEKRIAADFDPRASYLESEKSYPAGGEAGGEGPEETPGEDPDEDAEQGDPSGGLQREESLAACSLVESQSKANQEEFEAGSEYSDRLPLGAEAVNIAQEINGNYRQTAG; encoded by the coding sequence ATGATGCCCTTGCGGTCCCTGTGGCTGGTCTGGGCACTGCTAGGAGTGGCCGGCGCGTGCCCAGAGCCGTGTGCCTGCGTGGACAAGTACGCCCACCAGTTTGCCGACTGCGCCTACAAGGAGCTGCGAGAGGTGCCGGAAGGGCTGCCGGCCAACGTGACCACGCTTAGTCTGTCGGCCAACAAGATCACGGTGCTACGGCGCGGGGCCTTCACCGATGTAACGCAGGTCACGTCGCTGTGGCTGGCTCACAACGAGGTGCGCACGGTGGAGCCGGGCGCGCTAGCTGTGCTGAGCCAGCTCAAGAACCTCGACCTGAGCCACAACCTCATATCCAACTTCCCATGGAATGACCTGCGAAACCTGAGCGCTCTGCAGCTGCTCAAAATGAACCACAACCGCCTGGGCTCGCTGCCCCGGGACGCACTCGGTGCGCTGCCAGACCTGCGCTCCCTGCGAATCAACAACAATCGGCTGCGCACACTGGCTGCCGGTACCTTCGACGCGCTCAGCGCACTGTCACACCTGCAACTGTATCACAACCCCTTCCACTGCGGTTGCAGCCTTCTGTGGCTGCAGGCCTGGGCCGCGAGCACCCGGGTCTCCTTACCGGAGCCCGACTCCATCGCGTGCGCCTCGCCTCCCGCGCTGCAGGGGGTACCGGTGCACCGCCTGCCCGCCCTGTCCTGTGCACCGCCCAGCGTGCGTCTGAGTGTGGAGCCGCCGCCTGAGGCGCCCggcagccccctgccctctgGCCTGGCGCTCATGCTACACTGCGTCGCGGAAGGACACCCCACACCCCGCCTGCAATGGCAACTTCAGATTCCGGGTGGTACCATAGTCTTAGAGCCGCCAGTCCTGAGCGGGGAGGACGACAGGGACGATACgacaggagaggaggaaggagatggggacgGGCCGACGCCGACGGAAGCCCCAACCCCCACTCCGGCACCGGCTTGGCCCGCGCCCCCAGCCACCCCGCGTTTCCTGGCCCTCACAAACGGCTCCCTGCTGGTGCCCTTCCTGAGTGCCAAAGAGGCTGGCGTCTACACATGCCGTGCCCACAACGAGCTGGGCGCCAACTCCACGTCAATACGGGTGGCAGTGGCGGCGGCCGGGCCTCCAAAGCATGCTCCAGGAGCAGGGGGAGACCCCGATGCGCAGGCCCCAACCTCCGACCGCAAGTCCACTGCCAAAGGCCGCGGCAACAGCGTCCTACCCTCCAAGCCCCAGGGCAAAATAAAAGGCCAAGGGCTGGCCCGGGTTAGCATCCTCGGGGAGACGGAGGAAGTgcccgaggaggaggaggaggcaggtgaGGCAGAGGTGGTGGAAGACCAGGTCACAGAGGATCCCGTGGCGGAGAAGCGCTGTGGCCACGGGGACCCCGCGCGGTACGTGTCCAACCACGCGTTCAACCAGAGCGCGGAGCTTAAGCCGCACGCCTTCGAGCTGGGGGTCATCGCCCTGGACGTCGCGGAGCGCGAGGCGCGGGTGCAGCTGACGCCGCTGGCGGCGCGCTGGGGCTCGGCGCCGGACGGGGCTGGggggggcgggcggcggcggccgctCCGCCTGCTCTATCTTTGCCCGGCGGGGGGCGGCGCAGCGGTGCAGTGGTCCCGCGTGGAGGAGGGCGTTAACGCCTACTGGTTTCGCGGCCTGCGGCCCGGCACTAATTACTCCGTGTGCCTGGCGCTGGCCGGCGAGGCCTGCCACGTGCAAGTGGTGTTCGCCACCAAGAAGGAGCTGCCCTCGCTGCTGGTTATCGTGGCTGTCAGCGTGTTCCTCCTGTTGCTCGCCACCGTGCCCCTGCTGGGCGCCGCCTGCTGCCACCTGCTGGCCAAGCACCCGGGCAAGCCCTATCGTCTTATCCTGCGGCCGCAGGCTCCCGACCCCATGGAGAAACGCATCGCCGCCGACTTCGACCCGCGAGCCTCCTACCTAGAGTCAGAGAAAAGCTACCCCGCAGGCGGCGAGGCGGGCGGCGAGGGGCCAGAGGAGACCCCCGGGGAGGACCCTGACGAAGACGCAGAGCAGGGTGACCCAAGCGGGGGCCTGCAGAGGGAGGAGAGCCTGGCGGCCTGCTCGCTGGTGGAGTCCCAGTCCAAGGCCAACCAAGAGGAGTTCGAGGCGGGCTCCGAGTACAGTGACCGGCTGCCCCTGGGCGCCGAGGCGGTCAACATCGCGCAGGAGATTAACGGCAACTACAGGCAGACGGCCGGCTGA